In Sebaldella termitidis ATCC 33386, one DNA window encodes the following:
- a CDS encoding slipin family protein, translating into MKYVINEGQRALVFKEGKLVDYLKEGTYNNFGFFNKIFDVHECEGQLKSEKKLDILLKNEKLKEELDVIEVDEHELLLYYRDNKFSGAYYQGKYAFWKVLGENSFRKLDLTQLFKIDTKLKNVFSQWTLNSSFDTVEVEDYNMVLYYKNGVFDDVFFEGEYAVSKKYYRNSFTKFDLRTPIVYNNTMKKMFDKNPELIDSFDIKKVKEKELLIWSQNGIYKGKYLTGEYLFWNKLEKNEFDIIDMNMDGEIDKKYHNILEKLTGTYSKFDIKDYEAGLLIKNSQYEKTLTPGIYYFWNGTDKKELINVDLRLKQTDLQGQEILTKDKITLRLNFVTQYRVTDPLKNYKKINNLENQIYILLQIVLREYVGMQNLEQLLESKNEIAEFVLERIKKEEEKYGVEFLEAGIKDIILPGDIKEILNTVLIAEKSALANTIKRREETASTRSLLNTAKVMEENKTLYRLKEMEYIEKIVEKIGNIEISGNGNILEELGKIFSRK; encoded by the coding sequence ATGAAGTATGTAATAAATGAAGGACAGAGAGCCTTGGTTTTTAAAGAGGGAAAACTTGTAGATTATCTAAAAGAAGGAACTTATAATAATTTTGGTTTTTTTAATAAAATTTTTGATGTGCATGAATGTGAGGGACAGCTGAAATCAGAAAAAAAACTTGATATTTTATTAAAAAATGAAAAGCTGAAAGAAGAACTGGATGTAATAGAAGTAGATGAACACGAGCTTCTTTTATATTACAGGGATAATAAATTTTCCGGGGCATACTATCAGGGAAAATATGCATTCTGGAAAGTACTCGGCGAGAACAGTTTTAGAAAACTGGACTTAACACAGCTGTTTAAAATAGATACCAAATTAAAAAATGTATTTTCTCAGTGGACTTTGAATTCATCTTTCGATACTGTAGAAGTAGAGGACTATAATATGGTACTTTATTACAAAAACGGTGTATTTGATGATGTATTTTTTGAAGGGGAGTATGCGGTATCAAAAAAATATTACAGAAACAGCTTTACAAAATTTGATCTGAGAACACCTATTGTATATAATAATACAATGAAAAAGATGTTTGATAAAAATCCAGAACTTATAGATAGTTTTGATATAAAAAAGGTAAAGGAAAAAGAGCTTTTGATATGGTCACAAAACGGTATTTATAAAGGGAAATACCTCACAGGGGAATATCTGTTCTGGAATAAACTGGAAAAAAATGAATTTGATATTATAGATATGAATATGGACGGCGAGATTGACAAGAAATATCATAACATACTGGAAAAATTAACAGGTACATATTCTAAATTTGATATAAAGGATTATGAAGCAGGGCTTTTGATAAAGAACAGCCAGTATGAAAAGACTCTGACACCGGGAATTTATTATTTTTGGAATGGTACTGACAAAAAAGAACTGATAAATGTAGATTTGCGTTTGAAACAAACAGATTTACAGGGGCAGGAAATTCTTACAAAAGACAAGATAACATTAAGACTGAATTTTGTTACCCAATATAGAGTTACAGACCCTTTGAAAAATTATAAAAAGATAAATAATCTGGAAAATCAGATTTATATACTTTTGCAGATAGTATTAAGGGAATATGTAGGAATGCAGAATCTGGAGCAGCTTTTGGAAAGTAAAAACGAGATAGCAGAATTTGTTCTGGAAAGAATAAAAAAAGAAGAAGAAAAATACGGCGTAGAATTTTTGGAAGCAGGAATAAAGGATATAATTCTTCCGGGAGATATAAAGGAAATTCTGAATACAGTTCTTATAGCAGAAAAAAGTGCATTGGCAAATACCATAAAAAGAAGGGAAGAAACAGCATCTACAAGAAGTCTTCTTAATACTGCAAAGGTAATGGAGGAAAATAAAACTTTATACAGACTGAAAGAAATGGAATATATAGAAAAGATAGTGGAAAAAATAGGGAATATAGAAATAAGCGGAAATGGCAACATACTGGAAGAACTGGGGAAAATATTTTCCCGTAAATAG
- a CDS encoding MBL fold metallo-hydrolase produces the protein MIVEIKLFVNMDTQGNTYLVIDEDKNCCMIDPGSLKMKKIISYMKENDLNLTGILLTHGHYDHIIGIPDIIDYKKVPVYIGEKDIEFLYDSTLSLSLWYDLDFKLSKNVEVIGVNEGDKVCGLEVIATPGHSQGGVCYLNREEKFLFSGDTIFKMTYGRTDFPTGSLSALRESISKILKLDGDIVVYPGHGGETEIKEERVYHVFS, from the coding sequence ATGATAGTGGAAATTAAACTTTTTGTAAATATGGATACACAGGGAAATACTTATTTAGTTATCGACGAAGATAAAAACTGCTGTATGATAGATCCGGGAAGCCTGAAAATGAAGAAAATAATTTCATATATGAAAGAAAATGACCTTAATCTGACCGGAATACTGCTTACACACGGGCATTACGATCATATAATAGGGATTCCTGATATAATTGATTATAAAAAAGTACCTGTTTATATAGGGGAAAAAGATATAGAATTCTTATATGATTCTACATTATCGTTATCTTTATGGTATGATCTTGATTTTAAGCTTTCCAAAAATGTAGAAGTAATAGGTGTCAATGAAGGAGATAAGGTATGCGGGCTTGAAGTTATTGCCACTCCGGGGCATTCTCAAGGCGGTGTATGTTATCTGAACAGAGAGGAGAAATTCTTATTTTCCGGAGATACTATTTTCAAAATGACATACGGGAGAACAGATTTCCCCACAGGAAGCCTTTCGGCATTAAGAGAATCTATAAGTAAAATATTAAAGCTGGACGGTGATATAGTGGTTTATCCGGGACACGGAGGAGAAACTGAAATAAAGGAAGAGAGAGTTTATCACGTCTTTAGCTAG
- a CDS encoding MipA/OmpV family protein, which translates to MKKAVILLMFISFFVYSKENFVKIGLGGFFRKDIYNFEDKYQFYPVPAVALQYESFYFIAPLEAGYHFYQNEDLRLTVYGRYNLFTGYDSDDFKDPLKNMDDRKDDLHVGLRGRFFLGPTKLTFTGFISADVLSESNGTLAGLEVAQPVPLGKKTLMAPFINMQYLSQNYTDYYFGITDSESAKLINTDPYTPGSSYKIATGIKGYSNITDNIELVFSGEYNQYSSEVSDSLLTRGSSNFSLLFGLNYKFGF; encoded by the coding sequence TTGAAAAAAGCCGTGATTCTTCTTATGTTTATTTCATTTTTTGTATATTCAAAAGAAAATTTCGTAAAAATTGGTTTAGGTGGTTTTTTTAGAAAAGATATATATAATTTTGAGGATAAATATCAGTTTTACCCTGTTCCTGCAGTGGCCCTGCAATATGAAAGTTTTTATTTTATAGCTCCTTTGGAAGCAGGATATCATTTTTATCAGAATGAAGATTTAAGACTTACTGTTTATGGAAGATATAATTTATTTACAGGTTATGATTCTGATGATTTCAAAGATCCTCTCAAGAATATGGATGACAGAAAAGACGATCTTCATGTAGGTTTAAGAGGAAGATTTTTTCTGGGTCCTACGAAACTTACATTTACCGGCTTTATCTCGGCAGATGTTCTGAGCGAGAGCAACGGAACCCTTGCAGGTCTTGAAGTAGCACAGCCTGTTCCGCTTGGAAAGAAAACTCTCATGGCTCCTTTTATAAATATGCAGTATCTCAGCCAAAATTACACTGACTATTATTTCGGAATAACAGACAGTGAATCAGCAAAACTAATAAATACAGACCCTTATACACCCGGCAGCTCTTATAAAATAGCTACAGGTATAAAAGGATACTCTAATATCACAGATAATATAGAATTGGTATTTTCAGGAGAATATAATCAATATTCCAGTGAAGTATCAGACAGTCTGCTTACCAGAGGCAGCAGCAACTTTTCCCTTCTGTTCGGTCTGAACTATAAATTTGGTTTTTAA
- a CDS encoding uracil-DNA glycosylase: MNIWDELEMEINICHKCPLEKVRSNPILGKGDKTSKVMFVLDQISEQEDNRGILLIDKKGEYFLKFLEFSKFDTDKVYMTNLFKCTAKGELAEKRIIKACEEYLLTQIALVNPKIIVTVGELVTRQFIKEDFNDMRDIVGKEFPYAGGIRILPVYDLMYLFKATDKEKWQLVKILEKLNNILDS; this comes from the coding sequence ATGAATATTTGGGATGAACTGGAAATGGAGATAAATATATGCCATAAATGTCCTCTTGAAAAAGTGAGAAGCAATCCCATACTGGGAAAAGGGGACAAAACAAGCAAGGTAATGTTTGTACTGGATCAGATAAGCGAACAGGAAGATAACAGAGGAATACTCCTTATAGATAAAAAAGGAGAGTATTTTCTAAAGTTTTTGGAGTTTTCAAAATTTGATACCGATAAGGTATATATGACGAATCTTTTTAAATGTACTGCCAAGGGAGAGCTTGCCGAAAAGAGGATAATAAAAGCATGTGAGGAATACCTGCTTACGCAGATAGCACTTGTAAATCCAAAAATTATAGTAACAGTAGGAGAATTGGTAACAAGACAGTTTATAAAAGAGGATTTTAACGATATGAGAGATATTGTGGGGAAAGAATTTCCTTATGCGGGAGGAATAAGAATACTGCCTGTCTATGATCTTATGTATTTATTTAAGGCTACTGACAAAGAAAAATGGCAGTTAGTAAAGATATTAGAGAAACTAAATAATATATTAGATTCTTGA
- a CDS encoding mechanosensitive ion channel family protein translates to MKFDIKQLTLDNLLAIFEKHGLNIIIALTVYYVGRYGKSYIDKAVNRFLERTHMERSISSFIKSVYSLIYYVILFYIIIDILGIDLSSITTLLGALGIVLGFAFKETLGNFCGGLMILVFKPFKVGHVVEYGKYIGEIVAIELFYTRMKNFQNELVIIPNGIITNNVIRNLSKNKVRRLDLTYGVGYKSDIRQVKKILDEIIAGHPKILKSPEPVARLGEMGDSALNFVVYVYVKNEDYGTVKYDLNEGIKIKFDEHNIEIPFPQMDIYIGKKESDDSGN, encoded by the coding sequence ATGAAATTTGATATTAAGCAACTCACACTGGATAATCTTTTGGCAATATTTGAAAAACACGGTTTGAATATAATAATAGCACTGACTGTATATTATGTGGGAAGATACGGGAAAAGCTATATTGATAAAGCAGTTAACAGATTTTTGGAAAGAACCCATATGGAGAGAAGTATATCAAGTTTTATAAAATCGGTTTACTCGCTTATATATTATGTGATTTTATTTTATATAATTATAGATATATTAGGTATAGATCTTTCATCAATAACAACATTGCTGGGAGCTCTCGGTATTGTTCTGGGATTCGCCTTTAAGGAAACGCTCGGGAATTTTTGCGGCGGACTGATGATTCTTGTATTTAAGCCTTTTAAAGTGGGACATGTGGTGGAATACGGAAAATATATCGGTGAAATAGTAGCGATAGAATTATTTTATACAAGAATGAAAAATTTTCAGAATGAATTGGTAATTATTCCTAACGGGATAATTACAAATAATGTAATAAGAAATTTATCAAAAAATAAAGTAAGAAGACTTGATCTGACATATGGAGTAGGATATAAAAGCGATATACGTCAGGTAAAAAAAATTCTGGATGAAATTATAGCCGGTCATCCCAAGATTCTGAAAAGTCCTGAGCCTGTTGCGAGACTGGGTGAAATGGGTGATTCTGCATTAAATTTTGTTGTATATGTATATGTAAAGAATGAAGACTATGGTACTGTAAAATATGACTTAAATGAAGGAATAAAAATAAAATTTGATGAACATAATATAGAAATTCCATTTCCTCAAATGGATATATATATCGGCAAGAAAGAGAGTGATGATAGTGGAAATTAA
- the ychF gene encoding redox-regulated ATPase YchF, with translation MIGIGIVGLPNVGKSTLFNAITKTQNAEAANYPFATIEPNIGMVSVPDSRLEELAKIINPQRTLGATVEFIDIAGLVKGASKGEGLGNQFLTNIRNTAAICQVVRCFDDPNIVHVEGSVDPIRDIETINAELIFADLDTVERAMQKNTKLARGGNNEAKTLLTVLEKCKKELEEFRLLKNFEFSEIEEELLKTYQLLTKKPMMFAANVSEEDLAKGTNEYVEIVREFAKQYDSEVVVFSAKVEAELIEIEDEEERQEFIDELGITEPSLNRLIRAGFKLLGLITYFTAGEKEVRAWTVRQGTNAQNSAGEIHTDIQRGFIRAEVVAYDKFIENNGWQGSKEKGTMRLEGKEYIVNDGDVMYFRFNV, from the coding sequence ATGATAGGAATAGGAATAGTAGGACTTCCAAATGTAGGAAAGTCTACTTTATTTAATGCAATTACGAAAACACAGAATGCTGAAGCGGCAAATTATCCCTTTGCAACAATAGAACCCAATATAGGTATGGTAAGCGTGCCTGACAGCAGACTGGAAGAGCTGGCAAAGATAATAAATCCTCAGAGAACTCTAGGGGCAACAGTAGAGTTTATAGATATAGCAGGGCTTGTAAAAGGAGCTTCAAAAGGGGAAGGACTGGGAAACCAGTTTTTGACAAACATAAGAAATACAGCTGCAATATGTCAGGTAGTAAGATGTTTTGATGATCCTAATATTGTGCATGTGGAAGGGTCGGTAGATCCTATAAGAGATATAGAAACTATTAATGCAGAGCTTATTTTTGCAGATTTGGATACAGTGGAAAGAGCCATGCAGAAAAATACAAAGCTGGCAAGAGGCGGTAATAACGAAGCCAAAACACTGCTGACTGTTTTGGAAAAATGCAAAAAAGAACTGGAAGAATTCAGACTGTTGAAAAATTTTGAATTCAGCGAAATCGAAGAAGAACTTCTGAAGACATACCAGCTGCTTACAAAAAAGCCTATGATGTTTGCTGCCAACGTATCTGAAGAAGATCTGGCAAAAGGAACAAATGAATATGTGGAAATAGTAAGAGAATTTGCAAAACAGTATGACAGCGAAGTAGTCGTTTTTTCCGCAAAAGTGGAGGCAGAGCTTATAGAAATAGAGGATGAGGAAGAAAGACAGGAATTTATAGATGAGCTGGGGATAACAGAACCAAGTCTGAACAGACTTATCAGAGCAGGGTTTAAGCTTTTGGGATTAATTACATATTTTACCGCAGGCGAGAAAGAAGTAAGAGCATGGACGGTAAGACAGGGAACTAATGCACAAAATTCCGCCGGGGAGATCCATACAGATATACAAAGAGGATTTATCAGGGCAGAAGTAGTGGCATATGATAAATTTATAGAGAATAACGGTTGGCAGGGGTCAAAGGAAAAAGGAACAATGAGACTGGAAGGTAAGGAATACATAGTAAATGACGGAGATGTGATGTATTTCAGATTTAATGTTTAG
- a CDS encoding MBL fold metallo-hydrolase encodes MKFSVLGSSSSGNSSFIEMGNKRFLIDAGFSGKKTIEKLESINKNISDINGILITHEHSDHIQGLGVLSRKHDLPIYISRQSYYSIKEKIGKIEDKNLNFIEQDLIFGECFVKSFDVMHDAERCLGFSFEYNSKKLTYASDIGFADKVVKENFKNSDVIVLESNYDLNMLMNGPYHWNLKNRVKSKNGHLSNGEAAKLIMEVATSRLKKVYLLHISGDNNTPELAYNTVKELLDREKINVELEVVTEKATLIYEVL; translated from the coding sequence ATGAAATTTTCAGTATTAGGAAGCAGCAGCAGCGGCAATTCCAGTTTTATAGAGATGGGAAACAAGAGATTTTTGATTGATGCGGGTTTCAGCGGGAAAAAAACAATAGAAAAGCTGGAGTCAATAAATAAAAATATAAGCGATATAAACGGTATACTAATAACACACGAACACAGCGATCATATTCAGGGACTGGGAGTACTCAGCAGAAAACACGATCTGCCGATATATATTTCCAGACAGAGTTATTATTCGATCAAAGAAAAGATAGGGAAAATAGAAGATAAAAACCTTAATTTTATAGAGCAGGATCTGATATTCGGGGAATGCTTCGTAAAGAGCTTTGATGTAATGCATGATGCGGAAAGATGTCTGGGTTTTTCGTTTGAATACAACAGTAAAAAACTTACTTATGCCAGTGATATAGGATTTGCTGACAAAGTAGTAAAGGAAAATTTTAAAAATAGTGATGTTATAGTGCTTGAGAGTAATTATGACCTGAATATGCTGATGAACGGACCGTATCACTGGAATCTGAAAAACAGGGTAAAGAGTAAAAACGGTCATTTATCAAACGGGGAGGCCGCTAAATTAATCATGGAAGTGGCAACAAGCAGACTGAAAAAAGTATACCTGCTTCATATAAGCGGGGATAATAATACTCCGGAGCTGGCTTATAACACAGTAAAAGAACTTTTGGACAGGGAAAAAATCAATGTGGAGCTGGAAGTAGTTACAGAGAAAGCAACGCTGATATATGAGGTATTATAA